The stretch of DNA CTTCGATAAAATTTCTGCATTATCTAACGCTGAAGAAAAAGGTAGAGAGCAAGGTCGAGAGCAGGGTTTGGAAGAAGGTAAATTATTAGAAAGAATTAATATAGCTAAAAACCTTTTAGATGTATTAGATAATGAAACCATCTCCCTAAAGACTGGATTAAGTGTAGAGGAAATAGAAAAATTAAGATAAAATTTAAAGTTATAAAAGAAGGCAATTTAATGGATAGAAAACTAAGTAGAAACAAAAAAGAACTTGAGCTTTATAACTTAAGAGAAAAATCATTCTTTGATAAAATTTCTGCCTTATCTAACGCTGAAGAAAAAGGTCGAGAACAGGGTTTGGAGGAAGGTAGAGAGCAAGGTCTTGAAGAAGGTAAATTATTAGAAAGAATTAATATAGCTAAAAACCTTTTAGATGTATTAGATAATGAAACCATCTCATTAAAAACTGGATTAAGTGTAGATGAAATAGAAAAATTAAGATAAATTTTAAAATTATAAAAGGAGGCAATGTAATGGGTAGACGACTTTTAAATCCTAAAGTAGATTTTATATTTAAGAAAATATTTGGGTCTGAAAAGCATCCAAACATATTAATTTCCTTCTTAAATGCTGTAATGAAACCAGCTGACAAAATAGTTTCTGTAGTCATTAATAATACAGAAATATCAAAGGACTTTTTAGAAGATAAGTTTAGTAGATTAGACGTTAAAGCAACTACAAATAAAGGTGAAGTTATAAATATAGAAATACAAATTAAAAATGAATATAACATGATAAAACGTAGCTTGTACTATTGGAGTAAATTATATGAAGAACAACTTAGTGAAGGTGATAAATATGATAAGCTTTCAAGGACTGTTTGCATTAACATTCTGGATTTTAAATACTTAGATAACGACAGATTCCACAATGGATATAGACTAAAAGAAATTGAAACAAATGAAGAACTTACAGACATTGAAGAAATTCATTTTATAGAAATCCCTAAATTAAAAGACCTTGATGATGATGCAAATATTGATACAATAGATATGCTTACAGCTTGGATTGAGTTTTTAAAAGATCCTGAAAGCAATGTAGTTAGAAAACTTGAATTTAGTAAAGAAGAAATAAAAGAAGCTAAAGACGAGCTATATAGACTAAGTAGAGATAAAAAAGAACTTGAACTTTACAACTTAAGAGAAAAATCATTCTTTGATAAAATTTCTGCCTTATCTAACGCTGAAGAAAAAGGTAGAGAGCAAGGTTTGGAGGAAGGTAGAGAGCAAGGTCTTGAAGAAGGTAAATTATTAGAAAGAATTAATATAGCTAAAAACCTTTTAGATGTATTAGATAATGAAACTATCTCATTAAAGACTGGCTTAAGTGTAGATGAAATAGAAAAATTAAGATAAATTTTAAAATTATAAAAGGAGGCAATGTAATGGGTAGACGACTTTTGAATCCTAAAGTAGATTTTATATTTAAGAAAATATTTGGGTCTGAGAAGCATCCAAACATATTAATTTCCTTCTTAAATGCTGTAATGAAACCAGCTGACAAAATAGTTTCTGTAGTCATTAATAATACAGAAATATCAAAGGACTTTTTAGAAGATAAGTTTAGTAGATTAGATGTTAAAGCAACTACAAATAAAGGTGAAGTTATAAATATAGAAATACAAATTAAAAATGAATATAACATGATAAAACGTAGCTTGTACTATTGGAGCAAATTATATGAAGAACAACTTAGTGAAGGTGATAAATATGATAAGCTTTCAAGGACTGTTTGCATTAATATTCTAGATTTTAAATACTTAGATAACGACAGATTCCACAATGGATATAGACTAAAAGAAATTGAAACAAATGAAGAACTTACAGACATTGAAGAAATTCATTTTATAGAAATTCCTAAATTAAAAGATCTTGATGATGATGCAAATATTGATACAATAGATATGCTTACAGCTTGGATTGAGTTTTTAAAAGATCCAGAAAGCAATGTAGTTAGAAAACTTGAATTTAGTAAAGAAGAAATTAAAGAAGCTAAAGACGAGCTATATAGACTAAGTAGAGACAAAAAAGAACTTGAACTTTACAACTTAAGAGAAAAATCATTCTTTGATAAAATTTCTGCATTATCTAACGCTGAAGAAAAAGGTCGAGAGGAAGGTAAATTATTAGAAAGAATTAATATAGCTAAAAACCTTTTAGATGTATTAGATAATGAAACCATCTCCCTAAAGACTGGCTTAAGTGTAGATGAAATAGAAAAATTAAGATAAATTTTAAAATTATAAAAGGAGGCAATATAATGGGTAGACGACTTTTAAATCCTAAAGTAGATTTTATATTTAAGAAAATATTTGGGTCTGAGAAGCATCCAAACATATTAATTTCCTTCTTAAATGCTGTAATGAAACCAGCTGACAAAATAGTTTCTGTAGTCATTAATAATACAGAAATAACAAAGGACTTTTTAGAAGATAAGTTTAGTAGATTAGATGTTAAAGCAACTACAAATAAAGGTGAAGTTATAAATATAGAAATACAAATTAAAAATGAATATAACATGATAAAACGTAGCTTGTACTATTGGAGCAAATTATATGAAGAACAACTTAGTGAAGGTGATAAATATGATAAGCTTTCAAGGACTGTTTGCATTAATATTCTAGATTTTAAATACTTAGATAACGACAGATTCCACAATGGATATAGACTAAAAGAAATTGAAACAAATGAAGAACTTACAGACATTGAAGAAATTCATTTTATAGAAATTCCTAAATTAAAAGATCTTGATGATGATGCAAATATTGATACAATAGATATGCTTACAGCTTGGATTGAGTTTTTAAAAGATCCAGAAAGCAATGTAGTTAGAAAACTTGAATTTAGTAAAGAAGAAATTAAAGAAGCTAAAGACGAGCTATATAGACTAAGTAGAGACAAAAAAGAACTTGAACTTTACAACTTAAGAGAAAAATCATTCTTTGATAAAATTTCTGCATTATCTAACGCTGAAGAAAAAGGTAGAGAGCAAGGTTTGGAGGAAGGTCTTGAACAAGGTCGAGAGCAGGGTTTGGAAGAGGGTAAATTATTAGAAAGAATTAATATAGCTAAAAACCTTTTAGATGTATTAGATAATGAAACCATCTCATTAAAAACTGGATTAAGTGTAGATGAAATAGAA from Clostridium chauvoei encodes:
- a CDS encoding Rpn family recombination-promoting nuclease/putative transposase, which gives rise to MGRRLLNPKVDFIFKKIFGSEKHPNILISFLNAVMKPADKIVSVVINNTEISKDFLEDKFSRLDVKATTNKGEVINIEIQIKNEYNMIKRSLYYWSKLYEEQLSEGDKYDKLSRTVCINILDFKYLDNDRFHNGYRLKEIETNEELTDIEEIHFIEIPKLKDLDDDANIDTIDMLTAWIEFLKDPESNVVRKLEFSKEEIKEAKDELYRLSRDKKELELYNLREKSFFDKISALSNAEEKGREQGLEEGREQGLEEGKLLERINIAKNLLDVLDNETISLKTGLSVDEIEKLR
- a CDS encoding Rpn family recombination-promoting nuclease/putative transposase yields the protein MGRRLLNPKVDFIFKKIFGSEKHPNILISFLNAVMKPADKIVSVVINNTEISKDFLEDKFSRLDVKATTNKGEVINIEIQIKNEYNMIKRSLYYWSKLYEEQLSEGDKYDKLSRTVCINILDFKYLDNDRFHNGYRLKEIETNEELTDIEEIHFIEIPKLKDLDDDANIDTIDMLTAWIEFLKDPESNVVRKLEFSKEEIKEAKDELYRLSRDKKELELYNLREKSFFDKISALSNAEEKGREEGKLLERINIAKNLLDVLDNETISLKTGLSVDEIEKLR
- a CDS encoding Rpn family recombination-promoting nuclease/putative transposase codes for the protein MGRRLLNPKVDFIFKKIFGSEKHPNILISFLNAVMKPADKIVSVVINNTEITKDFLEDKFSRLDVKATTNKGEVINIEIQIKNEYNMIKRSLYYWSKLYEEQLSEGDKYDKLSRTVCINILDFKYLDNDRFHNGYRLKEIETNEELTDIEEIHFIEIPKLKDLDDDANIDTIDMLTAWIEFLKDPESNVVRKLEFSKEEIKEAKDELYRLSRDKKELELYNLREKSFFDKISALSNAEEKGREQGLEEGLEQGREQGLEEGKLLERINIAKNLLDVLDNETISLKTGLSVDEIEKLR